A single Venturia canescens isolate UGA chromosome 1, ASM1945775v1, whole genome shotgun sequence DNA region contains:
- the LOC122419153 gene encoding uncharacterized protein isoform X5, which yields MTSTKSKEIADEYISSLSDLTINSKPLINMLTMLAEDNVEHAPAIVQAVENHLQKVRSEIKLPVLYLIDSIVKNVNGAYLSLFTQNIVNTFCCVFDKVDENTRSSMWKLRQTWNEVFPAKKLYSLDVRVQSIDPAWPITTPPPQISSGSIHVNPRFLVSTPTTPTPPIGQSPSVSLTSNDSTSMSEAVMREQLLKKKRELLELQKRKLDLELLQAETSLEQQRRQLDKQVAGASSVVVPTAHVIPTTDVSQPKPVAPVVPSQATKLVAKQFPAAAASLLKNVGSANGPRIAPASSIAVASARPVSRDPRLKPLPSVGDQGSGSITDPRLRPISSSDVHQKVQQPVASAAAAGGGGDGRGGEGAGGGAATAAAAAALALASATTTSISTVLSDQLKQQLITKQAVTSAMSKPLSNNAGSDFASTFLNASNNDNPISAHENANNNNNNNNNNKTLSGITNKEGVTHRASQKKEPRTSSNNNANNNSSKSIQSQSQTAGLSTLAGSAGGSSTSLTSMNSSTLMSGLRGSGSVIGDSKSRETTKSSRGSGGTSSSSIDKSSTSSKSSHRKLGNKTRSKQPQASPSKISKIDRESSPTTSTGSSPVRSKSRENENSNSIEPNNAASSITNRTSPLVSSSSSTSSSSSFQSSSKSRSKKISLKSRKRSPSPPYRIPRRHNDSNKSSSSSNNTSAVGLTEEEQSGSLIVSPPHPPSTFKDIRANTRLRNYVRRNKDEDNNDDNHDDEVLPDSGNNPLRSVSPQAKKDNSLIDSTSKDEDLRSSVNLPNLSVTTGAIPEKIEDLDLRILPPVSSKRHSSEHAEPVVTKKSKAEKFDALFGNEDVDLRTLTHPKAGRPPTPPPPVISGEDGKDSWAKLKTPSKGDREKQAGSGGGGGNNEDKRDRDRNKDRLGRPRLYNKLPDDPKERRRTLSSEEPEVRPNRRGSRGGCDNDKMERNSDRNIEIIMKQAAEQLKQGCISSSDYNTLIQEVLHMSEDQKLRAAQRKEKETVIWEPGINLEMNRIGGERPGSAFSPSMDGGDLPRSKDHGHPRNRNGPRWQQQNHQPWQQPPAPWAHPPGPSFPPVPPPQGHFNTDFRPVGPWQNPRAFGPIRPDYVPYHRGFNANMPPNPRMGMMPGMGVPNGPILNIMQNGPLGPMGISTPPPSLQLPSINGPSPIIINSVPLQSGQITNMIGNSNLPPITPVGAVTAVTGANATAVVRTLISDSSTIPNCDLEDSQDSSNLRQNSSELPLPDPKQLEAIANDRMKSIEIDGEPREIRYYGQTGIVFMKVDDPREIGFQDGTRRVLIDDKETILCAFNEPYKEFIYEGQVHRIRLGGPSRELYIDDRWYECYFGGLPIKVDLGNKKVSVKLEGPPPQVKIGSVKRRELVVGKVHLILDARELVPVFVDSKPQIFEIDGKPQILEFIDCLERVLLNGRPFKVVFGGLPTSIIVRGKKHFFRFTVLPPGIRPGYVKILGMRGEPPKEYSQEMIQESPASTTIPSIQSAEHDSASQDSSELITPGINSELQVNALPSTLAAPVASPTSTVPYKAEITEATTTPAPPVLTLPLNMNELFQRLVETGIVPNITGQKKPDEEEKKEPVILPVSFDKPETLKVKQPAIASALYSGIQCSSCGARFAPELATRYSHHLDWHFRQNRRERDSARKAHSRPWYYDVSDWIQFEEIEDLEDRAQSWFETEKQTAETEGTATEDSPQETTQPSVPTGSDEDSRCQVCHDVFEQFYNEEKEEWHLRPTVTYEGKNYHPMCLEDHKEKCLLRSLEKSALALLEEEKKEAADESTTMPEELKALESETTKENTDAEMIEEKILEDKNIADESVENNANNENSIAKSDDEMEKVKISEESSNEEAQKIEGTDKDIEEDKLEGGDDAVLNNLENIKIKEEPIDPIESEELQEDHEESMLAESAVVDTTHTAVKSSIDGNVELDSATTTIPPAPSRIKINITKPLATKEPDDSKEKPKDKSTGESLPEETTTPLVAASLKPALQGRKLSNLPPIEKGHELSGLCSIM from the exons ATGACCTCAACCAAGTCCAAGGAGATTGCTGACGAATACATATCGTCGCTCTCTGATCTGACAATAAACAGCAAGCCACTGATTAACATGCTCACCATGCTGGCAGAGGATAATGTCGAGCACGCACCTGCGATCGTCCAAGCAGTCGAGAATCACTTGCAAAAG GTGAGAAGCGAGATCAAACTACCCGTCCTGTATCTCATCGATTCCATCGTCAAGAACGTTAATGGAGCTTATCTTAGCCTCTTCACACAAAACATCGTTAATACTTTCTGCTGCGTTTTCGATAAG GTGGACGAAAATACACGTTCGAGCATGTGGAAACTGAGGCAAACGTGGAACGAAGTATTTCCGGCCAAGAAATTGTACTCTCTCGATGTCAGAGTTCAAAGTATCGATCCAGCTTGGCCGATCACGACGCCACCGCCGCAGATATCGTCCGGTTCTATACACGTAAATCCACGGTTTTTGGTG TCGACTCCTACTACACCAACTCCACCCATAGGACAATCGCCAAGCGTCTCCTTGACGAGCAATGACTCGACATCGATGAGCGAAGCCGTAATGAGGGAACAACTACTCAAGAAAAAACGTGAACTCTTGGAATTGCAAAAACGCAAGCTCGATCTCGAATTACTGCAAGCTGAAACGAGCCTGGAACAACAACGTCGACAATTGGACAAACAAGTTGCCGGTGCATCTAGTGtg GTTGTGCCCACAGCTCATGTGATACCAACGACTGATGTTTCACAGCCGAAACCTGTTGCACCTGTAGTCCCTAGTCAAGCTACTAAGCTAGTGGCCAAACAG ttCCCAGCAGCTGCCGCGTCTCTGTTGAAGAACGTTGGAAGTGCAAACGGTCCCCGAATAGCGCCTGCGAGTAGTATAGCGGTCGCATCGGCTCGTCCAGTCTCACGCGATCCCCGATTGAAGCCGTTGCCATCGGTCGGAGACCAAGGAAGCGGTTCAATAACGGATCCTCGTTTGCGTCCGATCTCGTCGTCAGACGTACATCAAAAGGTCCAACAACCAGTAGcatcagcagcagcagcaggaggAGGTGGCGATGGAAGAGGTGGCGAAGGAGCAGGAGGgggagcagcaacagcagcggcGGCGGCAGCGTTAGCGTTAGCGTCAGCAACGACAACGAGCATAAGCACTGTACTTTCAGACCAATTAAAACAGCAGTTGATAACGAAACAGGCTGTGACTAGCGCAATGAGCAAGCCTTTGTCGAATAATGCCGGGTCAGATTTCGCGTCAACGTTTTTGAACGCTAGTAATAACGATAATCCTATTTCGGCACACGAAAAtgccaacaacaacaacaacaacaacaacaacaataaaacACTAAGTGGTATAACGAATAAAGAGGGTGTAACGCATCGTGCGAGCCAAAAGAAAGAACCCAGAACGTCTAGTAATAATAACGCTAACAATAATAGTTCAAAAAGTATTCAGTCACAATCACAAACGGCGGGTTTATCGACATTAGCTGGTAGCGCTGGTGGTAGCTCAACTtctttaacgagcatgaattCTTCAACGTTGATGTCGGGTCTGCGAGGAAGTGGAAGCGTCATTGGTGATTCAAAGTCGCGAGAAACGACGAAGAGCAGCCGTGGTAGCGGCGGCACTTCATCCTCGTCGATCGATAAGTCTTCCACTTCCTCAAAGTCTTCGCACCGAAAATTAGGGAACAAAACTCGTTCGAAACAACCTCAAGCGTCTCCGAGTAAGATATCGAAAATCGATCGCGAATCGAGCCCCACCACCAGCACCGGCAGTAGCCCCGTTAGATCAAAATCTCGCGAAAACGAAAACAGTAATTCCATTGAGCCTAACAACGCAGCTTCTTCCATCACGAATCGCACATCACCGCTAGTGTCCTCATCATCCTCAACCTCGTCGTCATCCTCCTTCCAATCTTCGTCCAAGAGTCGTAGTAAAAAGATCAGTCTCAAATCGCGAAAACGAAGTCCGAGTCCACCTTACAGAATACCCCGTCGTCATAACGATAGCAACAAATCGTCGTCCAGCTCGAACAATACTTCTGCCGTTGGTCTTACCGAGGAGGAACAGTCCGGTTCGTTGATCGTATCGCCTCCGCATCCTCCCTCTACTTTCAAAGATATACGCGCCAATACGAGATTGAGAAATTACGTCCGGCGAAATAAGGACGAAGACAACAATGACGACAATCACGACGATGAGGTGCTTCCCGATTCAGGGAATAATCCTCTTCGTTCGGTCTCGCCGCAAGCCAAAaaagataattctttgatcgATTCCACGAGCAAAGATGAGGATCTTAGATCGTCCGTCAATCTCCCCAATTTATCCGTTACAACCGGGGCAATACCCGAAAAGA tagaaGACTTGGATCTACGAATTCTACCTCCTGTCAGTTCTAAACGACACAGCTCCGAACACGCCGAGCCTGTAGTTACGAAAAAGTCTAAAGCTGAGAAGTTCGATGC gtTGTTCGGAAATGAGGACGTGGATTTAAGAACATTGACGCATCCGAAAGCTGGTCGTCCACCGACACCGCCACCGCCAGTCATATCGGGTGAAGACGGTAAGGACAGTTGGGCGAAATTAAAGACCCCGAGCAAGGGTGATCGAGAGAAACAGGCGGGTAGCGGTGGTGGGGGTGGTAACAACGAGGATAAACGGGACCGCGATCGTAACAAAGATCGTTTGGGGCGGCCAAGATTATACAATAAATTGCCGGACGATCCGAAGGAGCGTAGAAGAACTCTGTCGTCGGAAGAGCCGGAAGTCCGACCGAATCGTCGTGGCTCTCGCGGTGGTTGCGACAACGATAAAATGGAGCGGAACAGcgatcgaaatatcgaaataataatgaagcaAGCTGCGGAACAATTGAAGCAAGGCTGTATATCCAGTAGCGATTATAACACGTTGATTCAAGAGGTATTGCACATGAGCGAAGATCAAAAATTACGAGCGGCCCAACGAAAGGAGAAGGAAACGGTAATCTGGGAGCCAGGAATCAATTTGGAGATGAATCGTATAGGCGGCGAGCGTCCAGGATCGGCGTTTAGCCCCTCTATGGACGGGGGAGATTTGCCGCGCTCCAAGGATCACGGGCACCCCCGAAATCGTAACGGTCCCCGTTGGCAACAGCAGAATCATCAACCGTGGCAACAGCCACCGGCTCCTTGGGCTCATCCACCCGGGCCGTCTTTTCCACCGGTGCCACCTCCTCAAGGACACTTTAACACCGATTTTCGACCAGTTGGGCCATGGCAAAATCCCCGCGCTTTTGGCCCTATTAGACCCGACTACGTGCCCTATCATCGTGGCTTTAACGCTAACATGCCGCCGAATCCGCGCATGGGTATGATGCCCGGTATGGGAGTTCCCAACGGACCCATCCTCAACATCATGCAAAATGGACCGCTCGGACCTATGGGAATCTCGACCCCGCCGCCATCGCTCCAATTGCCCTCTATCAACGGACCCAGCCCCATCATAATCAACAGCGTGCCTCTGCAATCCGGTCAAATAACGAACATGATTGGAAACTCGAATCTACCGCCTATCACCCCTGTCGGCGCAGTCACCGCTGTCACTGGCGCCAACGCAACCGCGGTCGTTCGAACATTAATATCCGACTCGTCGACGATCCCGAATTGTGACCTTGAGGACAGCCAAGATTCTTCGAATCTCAGGCAGAACAGTAGCGAATTACCATTACCTGATCCGAAACAACTTGAAGCAATTGCCAATGATCGCATGAAATCAATAGAGATCGATGGCGAACCCAGAGAAATTCGATACTATGGACAAACCGGAATTGTTTTTATGAAAGTTGATGATCCCAGAGAAATTGGTTTCCAAGACGGTACCCGAAGAGTTCTTATCGACGACAAAGAAACCATTCTATGCGCCTTTAACGAACCTTACAAAGAATTCATTTACGAGGGTCAAGTTCACAG AATTCGATTGGGTGGACCTTCCAGAGAACTGTATATAGACGATCGATGGTACGAGTGTTATTTCGGTGGTTTGCCTATAAAAGTAGACCTGGGTAACAAAAAAGTAAGTGTCAAGTTAGAAGGTCCTCCACCCCAGGTGAAAATTGGAAGTGTCAAGCGGAGGGAACTTGTCGTCGGAAAAGTTCATTTAATTTTGGACGCAAGAGAATTGGTACCAGTTTTCGTTGATTCGAAACCGCAAAT cTTCGAGATCGACGGCAAACCACAAATTTTGGAATTCATCGACTGTCTGGAGAGAGTTTTACTTAACGGTCGACCATTTAAAGTGGTATTCGGTGGTTTGCCAACGTCGATTATCGTGCGTGgcaaaaaacactttttccgTTTTACCGTTTTGCCGCCCGGTATACGTCCTGGATATGTGAAAATTCTCGGAATGCGAGGAGAACCGCCCAAGGAATATTCCCAAGAAATGATCCAGGAAAGCCCGGCATCAACGACAATTCCAAGTATTCAGAGCGCCGAGCACGATTCAGCCTCGCAAGATAGCTCCGAATTGATCACCCCAGGCATCAATTCCG AATTACAAGTCAACGCTTTGCCTTCGACGCTTGCGGCTCCGGTTGCTTCCCCAACCTCTACTGTGCCTTACAAAGCTGAAATAACTGAAGCTACGACAACTCCTGCGCCACCGGTCCTAACTTTACCGCTCAATATGAACGAGCTTTTCCAGAGACTCGTTGAAACTGGAATCGTTCCGAATATTACAGGACAGAAGAAACCAgacgaagaagagaaaaaagaaccgGTGATACTCCCAGTCTCGTTTGATAAACCGGAAACGCTTAAAGT taAACAGCCGGCTATCGCTTCGGCGTTGTATAGTGGCATACAATGCAGTTCTTGCGGTGCTCGTTTTGCGCCTGAATTGGCCACACGTTATAGTCACCATCTTGATTGGCATTTCCGACAAAATAGACGGGAAAGGGACTCTGCGAGAAAAGCACACTCTAGACCGTGGTATTATGACGTTAGCGATTGGATTCAGTTTGAAGAAATCGAAGATCTAGAGGACAGAG CTCAAAGTTGGTTCGAAACGGAAAAACAAACGGCTGAGACTGAAGGAACCGCGACCGAAGATTCACCCCAAGAAACAACCCAACCCAGCGTTCCAACTGGATCTGATGAAGATTCTCGTTGTCAAGTCTGTCACGACGTTTTCGAGCAATTTTATAacgaagaaaaggaagaaTGGCATTTAAGGCCTACGGTTAcgtatgaaggaaaaaattatCACCCCATGTGCCTCGAAGATCACAAG GAGAAATGTTTGTTG CGATCGCTCGAAAAGTCGGCTCTGGCCCTTCttgaggaagagaaaaaagaagctgCCGACGAATCCACTACCATGCCTGAAGAGTTAAAAGCTCTCGAGAGCGAAACTACCAAGGAAAATACCGATGCGGAAATGATCGAGGAGAAAATACTTGAGGACAAAAACATCGCCGATGAAAGTGTTGAGAATAACGCGAATAACGAAAATTCCATCGCTAAGAGTGACGATGAAATGGAGAAGGTGAAGATTTCGGAGGAGAGTTCTAACGAAGAGGCTCAGAAAATAGAAGGAACGGATAAGGATATTGAGGAAGACAAGTTGGAAGGTGGGGACGACGCGGTGCTTAATAATCtcgaaaatatcaaaattaaaGAAGAACCGATCGATCCGATCGAGAGTGAGGAACTCCAGGAAG